One window of Acidobacteriota bacterium genomic DNA carries:
- a CDS encoding type II toxin-antitoxin system VapC family toxin: protein MADLPAAVTDTHPLVFHAAASGTLGTRARRHFEAAERQQALIYVPAAVTWELSLLARVGRVNLRRSVRAFFDELFSNPAYQPFALTADQVYLADELRFTRDPFDALVVASARALGMPLLTRDASIREAGVVPVIW, encoded by the coding sequence GTGGCTGACCTTCCGGCCGCGGTCACGGATACGCACCCGCTCGTCTTTCACGCGGCGGCATCCGGAACGCTCGGCACTCGCGCCAGACGCCACTTCGAGGCCGCCGAACGGCAACAGGCGTTGATCTACGTCCCGGCTGCGGTCACCTGGGAGTTGAGCCTGCTCGCGCGCGTGGGACGGGTGAACCTGCGCCGTTCGGTGCGCGCGTTCTTCGACGAGCTCTTCAGCAATCCGGCCTACCAGCCGTTCGCGCTGACCGCCGACCAGGTCTACCTCGCCGACGAGCTGCGCTTCACGAGGGACCCCTTCGACGCGCTGGTCGTCGCATCCGCTCGGGCCCTTGGCATGCCGCTGCTGACCAGGGACGCCTCGATCCGCGAAGCCGGAGTCGTGCCGGTCATCTGGTGA
- a CDS encoding M55 family metallopeptidase: MSGSTLTIVALAAGTLVTGAALPPAEAQPRKVKVHISVDMEGVAGAVTGEQLGPSGFEYGRFREFMTREALAAVDAARAGGATEIVVADSHGNGQNLLIDQFPADVRIIRSWPRRLGMVAGIDDDVDAAIFIGYHAGTNNATGVRAHTFSSANLARVALNGTNVTEGSWNAAIAGHFDVPVVMMSGDDAAIAEVRAALGDIEAAETKRTLGFHSANTLTPQAATALIAERVRAAMSRLADFTPLKVETPVTVDVTFKNYLPSEVLAYLPIFERTDSHSIRFRAKDMVEASTIMTFIGDYRPDLQP; this comes from the coding sequence ATGTCCGGATCGACGCTCACGATTGTCGCCCTCGCTGCGGGAACGCTCGTCACTGGCGCTGCGCTGCCGCCGGCCGAGGCACAGCCGCGCAAGGTGAAGGTCCACATCTCGGTCGACATGGAAGGGGTGGCCGGCGCCGTCACGGGCGAGCAGCTCGGCCCGAGCGGCTTCGAGTACGGACGCTTCCGCGAGTTCATGACCCGCGAAGCCCTCGCCGCGGTCGACGCGGCACGGGCGGGCGGCGCCACGGAGATTGTCGTCGCCGACTCGCACGGCAATGGGCAGAACCTGCTCATCGACCAGTTTCCCGCCGACGTCCGGATCATCCGATCGTGGCCGCGGCGGCTCGGCATGGTCGCCGGAATTGACGACGACGTGGACGCGGCGATCTTCATCGGCTACCACGCCGGGACGAACAACGCCACAGGCGTCCGGGCCCACACGTTCTCGAGCGCCAACCTCGCGCGCGTGGCGCTCAACGGCACCAACGTCACCGAGGGCTCGTGGAACGCGGCCATCGCGGGCCACTTCGACGTGCCGGTCGTCATGATGTCGGGCGACGACGCCGCGATAGCGGAGGTCAGGGCCGCACTGGGCGATATCGAGGCGGCCGAGACCAAGCGGACCCTCGGGTTCCACTCGGCCAACACGCTCACCCCCCAGGCGGCGACCGCGCTCATCGCCGAGCGCGTGCGGGCCGCCATGAGCCGCCTCGCCGACTTCACGCCCTTGAAGGTCGAGACCCCGGTCACGGTGGACGTGACCTTCAAGAACTACCTGCCGTCTGAGGTCCTGGCGTACCTGCCGATCTTCGAGCGGACCGACTCGCACTCGATTCGCTTTCGCGCGAAGGACATGGTCGAGGCGTCGACGATCATGACCTTCATCGGCGACTATCGTCCGGACCTGCAACCCTGA
- a CDS encoding 3-oxoacid CoA-transferase subunit A, with amino-acid sequence MIDKTVDSVAAAVAGIRDGATVMIGGFGEAGSPIELIHALIDQGARDLTVISNNTGSGEVGLAALIRQRRVARVICSYPRTANSTVFPELYRAGLIELELVPQGTLAERIRAGGAGIPAFYTPTGAGTVLEAGKERRTFNGRDYLLEHGLRADAALVKALAADRYGNLVYRRTARNFGPVMCTAADCAIVQVERLAEPGGLDPEAIVTPGIFVRRVVVVRDPVQESQLVREGRQYP; translated from the coding sequence ATGATTGACAAGACGGTGGATTCGGTTGCTGCAGCCGTCGCCGGCATCCGCGACGGCGCGACGGTAATGATTGGCGGCTTCGGCGAGGCAGGCAGCCCGATCGAGCTGATCCACGCGCTGATCGATCAGGGCGCGCGCGACCTGACGGTCATCAGCAACAACACGGGGAGCGGCGAAGTGGGTCTCGCCGCCCTCATCCGCCAGCGGCGCGTCGCCAGGGTGATCTGCTCCTATCCCCGGACCGCGAACTCGACCGTGTTCCCCGAGCTGTACCGGGCCGGACTGATCGAACTCGAGCTCGTGCCGCAGGGCACCCTCGCCGAGCGGATTCGTGCGGGCGGGGCGGGCATTCCCGCCTTCTACACGCCGACCGGCGCGGGCACGGTGCTCGAGGCCGGCAAGGAGCGGCGGACGTTCAACGGCCGCGACTACCTGCTCGAACACGGTCTGCGCGCTGACGCGGCGCTCGTCAAGGCCCTTGCCGCCGACCGGTACGGGAATCTCGTCTACCGCAGGACGGCACGCAACTTCGGGCCCGTGATGTGCACGGCCGCAGACTGCGCGATCGTCCAGGTCGAGCGCCTGGCCGAGCCGGGCGGTCTCGACCCCGAGGCCATCGTCACGCCCGGGATCTTCGTCCGCCGGGTCGTCGTAGTGCGAGACCCCGTGCAGGAATCGCAGCTCGTTCGAGAAGGACGGCAGTACCCATGA